Proteins encoded in a region of the Streptomyces sp. NBC_01471 genome:
- a CDS encoding metal-dependent hydrolase, with amino-acid sequence MSNTQPAPVASEHIALKARKVSFDWADTPLHWVPGDPFTTHTINVLHLLLPAGERWFVHVYKQVLPLIRDERLREDVIGFIGQEAMHSQAHDDVLPHLAAQGLDPAPYTAQVDWLFEKLLGDRTLPPGRASRWWLRERVATIAAIEHYTAFLGNWVLNAEALDRRGADPTMLDLLRWHGAEEVEHRSVAFEVFQHIDGGYRRRVRTWATAFSALVFLWQRGVRFFMENDPLLVDGRATLRAYHRRGKQGLLPTTGAIARSVPGYLSRTYHPSQEGSTAQAVAYLANSPAANSAPSDHPTANGAH; translated from the coding sequence ATGTCTAATACGCAGCCCGCCCCGGTGGCTTCGGAGCACATAGCACTCAAGGCCCGCAAGGTCTCCTTCGACTGGGCGGACACCCCGCTGCACTGGGTGCCCGGTGACCCGTTCACCACGCACACCATCAATGTGCTGCATCTGCTGCTCCCGGCAGGGGAACGCTGGTTCGTGCACGTCTACAAGCAGGTACTGCCGCTGATCCGGGACGAGCGGCTGCGCGAGGACGTCATCGGGTTCATCGGCCAGGAGGCGATGCACTCACAGGCGCACGACGACGTGCTTCCCCATCTCGCGGCGCAGGGGCTCGACCCGGCCCCGTACACCGCCCAGGTCGACTGGCTCTTCGAGAAGCTGCTCGGCGACCGGACGCTGCCGCCCGGCCGGGCGAGCCGCTGGTGGCTCAGGGAGCGGGTCGCGACGATCGCCGCGATCGAGCACTACACGGCGTTCCTCGGGAACTGGGTGCTCAACGCGGAGGCCCTCGACCGGCGCGGGGCCGACCCCACCATGCTGGATCTGCTGCGGTGGCACGGCGCCGAGGAGGTCGAGCACCGGTCGGTCGCCTTCGAGGTCTTCCAGCACATCGACGGCGGGTACCGCCGCAGGGTCCGCACCTGGGCGACCGCCTTCTCCGCGCTGGTCTTCCTCTGGCAGCGCGGTGTCCGGTTCTTCATGGAGAACGATCCGCTGCTGGTGGACGGCCGGGCGACCCTGCGGGCGTACCACCGGCGCGGCAAGCAGGGGCTGCTGCCCACGACCGGGGCCATCGCCCGGTCCGTACCCGGCTACCTGAGCCGTACGTACCACCCGTCGCAGGAGGGCAGCACAGCGCAGGCCGTGGCCTACCTGGCGAACTCCCCCGCCGCGAACTCCGCCCCCTCGGACCACCCCACCGCGAACGGAGCCCACTGA
- a CDS encoding alpha-N-acetylglucosaminidase produces MHELSRRTLLSTAGVIGAGAVIGAQTPAAAAGGPAAPLRSLSAAAPEPLDAGPARAALKRLLPSHADQFTLTPLTGRERFRVTGSAGRIEVAATGPAVALTGVHWYLKYVCRAHISWNTSQLDLPRRLPAPGRAVQQSATVPHRFALNDTHDGYTAPYADWPHWERTIDVLALHGCNEVLITTGQEAVYHRLLQDFGYSDTEARTWLPAPSHQPWWLLQNMSGYGGPLSTALIDRRAALGRRIADRLRELGMHPVFPGYFGTVPDGFPDRNPGADVVPQGTWNGLRRPDWLDPRSEVFDRVAAAFYRHQSELLGDAAHFKMDLLHEGGTPGDVPVADAARAVETSLHTAHPDATWVILGWGVNPRAELLRAVDTDRVLIVDGLSDIDTVTDREKDWGGVPYAFGSIPDFGGRTTIGADTDRWTAKFTAWRDKPGSALAGTAYMPEAAERDPAAFELFSELAWRTEKIDRAAWFTGYAGVRYGGEDRAARTAFAALATTAYQLTTTDGRPVDSLFARRPSLTASVKSAFDTAGFDTAFAALLDVGAPLRGSDAYRYDLVDLARQALADRGRILLPQLRAAYTGKDAAALRTLSVLWLKLMRLADSLAGCHRAFLLGPWLEEAKRFATSPAEVVQLEWTARTLITTWGDRAAADHLSNYANRDWHGLLSDVHLPQWQAFLDELAAALADGRDAKTFDWYPDEEAWTRRTDAYPVAATGDAYRIAQRVHDTLATAPYQGAATVSAQPVAFTPGSTGTVTAGFRNLNGLRATGQVDFTLTGLTAAPKGATSLKSVGPGASGSVSWQVTAPSEPLTTPLRPMPYTLVTRFGPQGEKQVDLRERSSVYVAAPLAAGWRTYTGNDAVFGQLDGRLAINGGGQDLWKGTTQFGTAFRAGAMTDGTTATVRVDSQENTGSWARCGIAVRNSLATPGSAGFLNLAVTPGQGVVLSYDTNGDGALDTYKRVTGVKAPVVLRLSRAGTAYTGSFSTDGGTSWRTVATVTVPSAAGSQDTGIFMSATNGGNGVRGTVDFSEWSLG; encoded by the coding sequence ATGCACGAGCTGTCCAGACGTACCCTGCTCAGCACCGCGGGCGTGATCGGCGCCGGGGCCGTGATCGGCGCGCAGACCCCGGCCGCAGCGGCCGGCGGACCGGCCGCCCCCCTCCGGAGCCTCTCCGCCGCCGCACCGGAGCCACTCGACGCCGGACCGGCCCGCGCGGCGCTGAAGCGTCTGCTGCCTTCGCACGCCGACCAGTTCACCCTCACGCCCCTCACCGGCAGGGAACGCTTCCGGGTCACCGGCTCCGCGGGCCGGATCGAGGTCGCCGCCACCGGCCCGGCCGTGGCACTGACCGGCGTCCACTGGTACCTCAAGTACGTCTGCCGGGCGCACATCTCGTGGAACACCTCGCAGCTCGACCTTCCCCGGCGGCTGCCCGCCCCCGGCAGGGCCGTCCAGCAGTCGGCGACCGTCCCGCACCGCTTCGCGCTCAACGACACCCACGACGGCTACACCGCGCCGTACGCGGACTGGCCGCACTGGGAGCGGACGATCGACGTCCTGGCCCTGCACGGCTGCAACGAAGTCCTCATCACGACCGGTCAGGAAGCCGTCTACCACCGGCTGCTCCAGGACTTCGGGTACTCGGACACCGAGGCCCGCACCTGGCTGCCCGCCCCCTCCCACCAGCCGTGGTGGCTCCTCCAGAACATGAGCGGGTACGGCGGCCCGCTGTCCACCGCGCTGATCGACCGGCGTGCGGCGCTGGGCCGGCGGATCGCCGACCGGCTGCGCGAGCTGGGCATGCACCCGGTGTTCCCCGGCTACTTCGGGACCGTCCCGGACGGGTTCCCCGACCGCAACCCCGGCGCCGACGTCGTCCCGCAGGGCACCTGGAACGGGCTGCGGCGCCCCGACTGGCTCGACCCGAGGTCCGAGGTGTTCGACCGGGTCGCCGCGGCCTTCTACCGGCACCAGTCCGAACTCCTGGGCGATGCCGCCCACTTCAAGATGGACCTGCTCCATGAGGGCGGCACCCCGGGCGACGTCCCGGTCGCGGACGCCGCCCGCGCCGTCGAGACCTCGCTGCACACCGCACACCCCGACGCGACCTGGGTCATCCTCGGCTGGGGCGTCAACCCGCGCGCCGAGTTGCTCCGGGCGGTCGACACCGACCGGGTGCTGATCGTCGACGGACTCTCCGACATCGACACCGTCACCGACCGCGAGAAGGACTGGGGCGGCGTCCCGTACGCCTTCGGTTCGATCCCCGACTTCGGCGGCCGTACGACCATCGGCGCCGACACCGACCGCTGGACGGCGAAGTTCACGGCCTGGCGCGACAAGCCGGGCAGCGCGCTGGCCGGCACCGCGTACATGCCCGAGGCCGCCGAGCGCGATCCGGCCGCCTTCGAGCTCTTCAGTGAACTGGCCTGGCGCACCGAGAAGATCGACCGTGCCGCGTGGTTCACCGGCTACGCCGGGGTGCGCTACGGCGGCGAGGACCGCGCCGCGCGGACGGCGTTCGCCGCGCTCGCCACGACCGCCTACCAGCTGACCACCACCGACGGCCGCCCGGTCGACTCGCTCTTCGCCCGCCGCCCCAGCCTCACCGCGTCGGTGAAGTCCGCCTTCGACACCGCCGGTTTCGACACCGCCTTCGCCGCGCTGCTGGACGTCGGCGCGCCGCTGCGCGGATCGGACGCGTACCGCTACGACCTCGTCGATCTCGCCCGGCAGGCGCTCGCCGACCGGGGCCGGATCCTGCTGCCGCAGCTGCGCGCCGCCTACACCGGCAAGGACGCGGCCGCCCTCAGGACGCTGTCCGTGCTCTGGCTGAAGCTGATGCGGCTCGCCGACAGCCTGGCCGGCTGCCACCGGGCGTTCCTGCTGGGCCCGTGGCTGGAGGAGGCCAAGCGTTTCGCCACCAGCCCGGCCGAGGTGGTGCAGCTGGAGTGGACGGCCCGCACCCTCATCACGACGTGGGGCGACCGCGCCGCCGCCGACCACCTCAGCAACTACGCGAACCGCGACTGGCACGGGCTGCTCAGTGACGTCCACCTCCCGCAGTGGCAGGCGTTCCTGGACGAACTGGCGGCCGCGCTCGCCGACGGCCGGGACGCCAAGACCTTCGACTGGTACCCGGACGAGGAGGCCTGGACCCGCCGGACGGACGCGTATCCCGTGGCAGCGACCGGCGACGCGTACCGCATCGCGCAGCGGGTGCACGACACCCTGGCCACCGCCCCGTACCAGGGCGCCGCCACCGTCTCCGCCCAGCCCGTGGCCTTCACCCCCGGCAGCACCGGCACGGTCACGGCCGGGTTCCGCAACCTCAACGGGCTGCGCGCGACCGGCCAGGTCGATTTCACGCTGACCGGCCTGACCGCGGCGCCGAAGGGCGCCACCTCTCTGAAGAGTGTCGGCCCGGGTGCGTCGGGCTCGGTCTCCTGGCAGGTCACCGCCCCCTCCGAACCGCTGACCACGCCGCTGCGCCCGATGCCGTACACCCTCGTGACCCGGTTCGGGCCGCAGGGCGAGAAGCAGGTGGACCTACGGGAGCGGAGCTCGGTGTACGTGGCCGCCCCGCTCGCCGCCGGGTGGCGTACGTACACCGGCAACGACGCCGTGTTCGGTCAGCTGGACGGGCGGCTGGCGATCAACGGCGGCGGACAGGACCTGTGGAAGGGCACCACCCAGTTCGGCACCGCGTTCCGCGCCGGGGCGATGACGGACGGCACGACGGCGACCGTACGGGTGGACTCGCAGGAGAACACCGGGAGCTGGGCCCGGTGCGGGATCGCCGTGCGCAACAGCCTGGCGACCCCGGGCTCGGCCGGCTTCCTGAACCTGGCGGTGACACCGGGCCAGGGCGTCGTCCTCTCGTACGACACGAACGGCGACGGAGCGCTGGACACCTACAAGCGCGTCACCGGGGTCAAGGCGCCGGTGGTGCTGCGCCTCTCCCGGGCGGGCACCGCGTACACGGGGTCCTTCTCGACGGACGGCGGGACCAGTTGGCGCACGGTCGCCACCGTCACCGTGCCGAGCGCGGCGGGCAGCCAGGACACGGGGATCTTCATGAGTGCGACGAACGGCGGGAACGGAGTGCGCGGGACCGTGGACTTCAGTGAGTGGTCCCTGGGCTGA
- a CDS encoding GH92 family glycosyl hydrolase, which translates to MAALGMAATAAPSSAASPHGTVKDPVAYVHPLIGSANAGNTYPGAVQPFGMLAWSPQNSKGKQVSTPAPGGYQYDATKIRGFSLTHLNGVGCSGANGDIPIMPYTGDVDSSPSADTTDAKYASTFSHANESASPGYYKVGLDSGASAALTTTARTGSGQFGFPKGKPASMLFRTSNSESGSTDATVKIDKKARTVTGSVTAGNFCGPQSANNRHDLYTLYFTAHFDKAFAKVGTWKDSTVSPGSTSASGGTGYSSSGNAVEGKGSGAYITFADGTTKAQAKVAVSYVSPRNAEANLRAENAPRKSFGSVKSQAARAWNKVLKSVEVGGGTDAQRSTFYTALYHSMLEPTLTSDTDGRYLGADRRTHRLAKGQKAQYGTFSGWDQYRAQVQLMTLLNPRAGSDYAQSLYNYAGQRGGEWDRWLLENGKTSVMSGDPSDAALAGIYAFGGHDFDVKGALKSLVKAATVPTANDSDSAGCNVECVGQRPALDKYLDLGYVPSDNCHCWGGAAETLEDAAADYGLSELSRQAGKSADAKKFLDRSGNWTNVFDANATPQGGYIRDRKADGTWAGTFTPGTGSGFVEGTSARYTWMVYSDVAGLASAMGGDDTAVKRLDAFFRTPDGKFDFSAKDDTRYDATNEPDINTPYLYDYLGAPYKTQETVRAEMDQLWTDAPGGIPGNDDAGTMSSWYVFSALGMYPQNPSRADMTLSAPLFPHAVVHTGRGRTITVNAPAASADNTYIQGLKVNGRTSGKPWVPASLVTRGGTLDYTLGAKADTSWGSAAADAPPSFPGGGVKYFTGATPEQLKIEPGSAGADTTVKVQTLEKKPTTVHWTATPPAGVTVEPAQGDFTVPAGGAVSAKLSVSAASGTAEGRYTVPVTLKSSTGTELPKTSVAVTVAAKNSMLWNRNSTAISTDDDNPQANFDGEGWSYSGKALAAAGAAPGGTVSSGGFDFTWPKVTAGDPDNIEVAGDTPQVLNVPAARGATKLGLLGSAAEGSASGTATLTYTDGTTQKADIGFSDWTLGGGADKPSFGNTVAVHTAYRDVQGGGTDPVGTEVFATAPITLQAGKQLASVTLPSTTDGGVLHVFAVATG; encoded by the coding sequence ATGGCCGCCCTGGGGATGGCGGCCACCGCCGCCCCCTCCTCGGCCGCATCCCCGCACGGCACCGTGAAGGATCCGGTGGCGTACGTCCACCCGCTGATCGGTTCCGCCAACGCGGGCAACACCTACCCGGGCGCGGTGCAGCCCTTCGGGATGCTGGCCTGGAGCCCGCAGAACTCCAAGGGCAAGCAGGTCTCCACGCCCGCGCCCGGCGGCTATCAGTACGACGCCACGAAGATCCGCGGATTCAGCCTGACCCACCTCAACGGGGTGGGCTGCTCGGGTGCGAACGGCGACATCCCGATCATGCCGTACACGGGTGACGTCGACTCGTCGCCCAGCGCGGACACCACCGACGCCAAGTACGCCAGCACCTTCTCGCACGCCAACGAGAGTGCCTCGCCCGGCTATTACAAGGTGGGTCTGGACAGCGGCGCGTCCGCCGCGCTCACCACGACGGCACGGACCGGCTCCGGGCAGTTCGGCTTCCCCAAGGGCAAGCCCGCCAGCATGCTGTTCCGCACCTCGAACTCGGAGAGCGGCAGCACGGACGCCACCGTGAAGATCGACAAGAAGGCCCGGACCGTGACGGGCTCCGTCACCGCGGGCAACTTCTGCGGCCCGCAGAGCGCGAACAACCGGCACGACCTGTACACGCTGTACTTCACCGCGCACTTCGACAAGGCCTTCGCCAAGGTCGGCACCTGGAAGGACAGCACGGTCAGCCCCGGCTCCACCTCGGCATCCGGCGGTACGGGCTACAGCTCGTCCGGCAACGCCGTGGAGGGCAAGGGCTCGGGCGCGTACATCACCTTCGCCGACGGGACCACGAAGGCGCAGGCCAAGGTCGCCGTCTCCTACGTCAGCCCGCGGAACGCCGAGGCCAACCTCCGTGCCGAGAACGCGCCCCGCAAGAGCTTCGGCTCCGTGAAGTCGCAGGCGGCCAGGGCCTGGAACAAGGTGCTGAAGTCCGTCGAGGTGGGCGGCGGCACCGACGCCCAGCGCTCGACCTTCTACACCGCGCTCTACCACTCCATGCTGGAGCCCACGCTCACCAGCGACACCGACGGCCGCTATCTGGGCGCCGACCGCAGGACGCACCGGCTGGCCAAGGGGCAGAAGGCTCAGTACGGCACCTTCTCCGGCTGGGACCAGTACCGCGCCCAGGTGCAGCTGATGACGCTGCTCAACCCCCGGGCGGGCAGCGACTACGCGCAGTCGCTCTACAACTACGCGGGTCAGCGCGGCGGCGAGTGGGACCGCTGGCTGCTTGAGAACGGCAAGACGAGCGTCATGTCGGGCGACCCGTCCGACGCCGCGCTCGCCGGGATCTACGCGTTCGGCGGTCATGACTTCGACGTCAAGGGCGCGCTGAAGTCGCTGGTCAAGGCGGCGACCGTACCGACGGCGAACGACTCGGACAGCGCGGGCTGCAACGTCGAGTGCGTGGGCCAGCGCCCCGCGCTCGACAAGTACCTGGACCTCGGTTACGTACCGTCCGACAACTGCCACTGCTGGGGCGGCGCGGCCGAGACGCTGGAGGACGCGGCGGCCGACTACGGTCTTTCCGAGCTGTCCCGGCAGGCCGGGAAGAGCGCCGACGCGAAGAAGTTCCTGGACCGCTCGGGGAACTGGACGAACGTCTTCGACGCCAACGCCACCCCGCAGGGCGGCTACATCCGCGACCGCAAGGCGGACGGCACCTGGGCGGGCACCTTCACGCCCGGCACCGGCAGTGGCTTCGTCGAGGGCACCAGCGCCCGCTACACCTGGATGGTGTACTCGGACGTGGCGGGCCTCGCCTCCGCGATGGGCGGCGACGACACCGCGGTGAAGCGGCTCGACGCCTTCTTCCGCACGCCGGACGGCAAGTTCGACTTCTCGGCGAAGGACGACACACGCTACGACGCGACCAACGAGCCGGACATCAACACGCCCTATCTGTACGACTACCTGGGCGCCCCGTACAAGACGCAGGAGACCGTCCGCGCGGAGATGGACCAGCTGTGGACCGACGCCCCGGGCGGCATTCCCGGCAACGACGACGCCGGGACCATGTCGTCCTGGTACGTCTTCTCGGCGCTCGGCATGTACCCGCAGAACCCCAGCCGCGCCGACATGACACTGTCGGCCCCCCTGTTCCCGCACGCGGTGGTGCACACCGGGCGCGGGCGGACCATCACGGTCAACGCTCCCGCCGCGTCGGCGGACAACACCTACATCCAGGGCCTGAAGGTCAACGGCCGGACATCCGGCAAGCCCTGGGTCCCCGCCTCACTGGTCACCCGCGGCGGCACCCTCGACTACACCCTGGGCGCCAAGGCGGACACCTCGTGGGGCAGCGCGGCGGCCGACGCCCCGCCGTCCTTCCCGGGCGGCGGCGTGAAGTACTTCACCGGCGCCACCCCCGAGCAGCTGAAGATCGAGCCCGGCTCGGCCGGTGCGGACACCACGGTCAAGGTGCAGACGCTGGAGAAGAAGCCGACCACGGTGCACTGGACGGCGACGCCGCCGGCCGGTGTCACGGTGGAGCCCGCGCAGGGCGACTTCACGGTCCCGGCGGGCGGTGCGGTGAGCGCGAAGCTCTCCGTGTCGGCCGCCTCCGGTACGGCGGAGGGCCGCTACACGGTCCCGGTCACGCTGAAGTCGTCCACCGGCACGGAGCTTCCGAAGACGTCGGTCGCCGTGACCGTCGCGGCGAAGAACAGCATGCTCTGGAACCGGAACAGCACGGCCATCTCCACCGACGACGACAACCCGCAGGCCAATTTCGACGGCGAGGGATGGAGTTACTCGGGCAAGGCGCTGGCCGCCGCGGGCGCGGCGCCGGGCGGCACGGTCTCGTCCGGCGGCTTCGACTTCACCTGGCCGAAGGTGACCGCCGGTGACCCCGACAACATCGAGGTGGCCGGGGACACCCCGCAGGTGCTGAACGTCCCGGCGGCGCGGGGTGCCACGAAGCTCGGCCTGCTGGGCAGCGCGGCGGAGGGTTCGGCCAGCGGCACGGCGACGCTGACGTACACCGACGGCACCACGCAGAAGGCGGACATCGGCTTCAGCGACTGGACGCTGGGCGGCGGAGCGGACAAGCCGTCGTTCGGCAACACGGTCGCGGTCCACACCGCGTACCGCGATGTCCAGGGCGGCGGCACGGACCCGGTCGGCACGGAGGTCTTCGCGACCGCGCCGATCACGCTCCAGGCCGGCAAGCAGCTGGCGAGCGTGACGCTGCCCTCCACCACGGACGGCGGCGTACTGCACGTCTTCGCGGTGGCCACCGGCTGA
- a CDS encoding TetR/AcrR family transcriptional regulator, with amino-acid sequence MTTGVRRRMGVEERRQQLISVALELFSHRSPDDVSIDEIAAAAGISRPLVYHYFPGKQSLYEAALRRAADELAERFVEPHEGPLGARLLRVMERFFGFVEEHGPGFSALMRGGPAVGSTTTNAMIDEVRTAAYLQILSHLDVQEPPVRLQLVVRSWVSLAESTALIWLDGRSIPRAELELQLVHDFAALAAVSAAYDTEMAAVVRRILAEEPADGPFGDLVGRLLSLAPLPATELPAQRTG; translated from the coding sequence ATGACGACCGGGGTACGCCGCAGGATGGGCGTCGAAGAGCGCAGGCAGCAGCTGATCAGCGTCGCCCTCGAACTGTTCAGCCACCGCTCCCCCGACGACGTCTCCATCGACGAGATAGCCGCGGCCGCCGGCATTTCGCGGCCGCTCGTCTACCACTACTTCCCCGGCAAGCAGAGTCTGTACGAGGCGGCGCTGCGCCGCGCTGCCGACGAGCTCGCCGAGCGGTTCGTCGAGCCGCACGAAGGGCCGCTGGGGGCGCGGCTGCTGCGGGTGATGGAGCGGTTCTTCGGCTTCGTCGAGGAACACGGACCCGGCTTCTCGGCGCTGATGCGCGGCGGCCCGGCCGTGGGTTCCACCACCACCAACGCGATGATCGACGAGGTCCGCACCGCCGCGTATCTCCAGATCCTGTCCCACCTGGACGTCCAGGAGCCGCCCGTCAGGCTCCAGTTGGTCGTCAGGTCGTGGGTGTCGCTCGCCGAGTCGACCGCCCTCATCTGGCTCGACGGGCGGAGCATTCCGCGGGCCGAGCTGGAGCTGCAGCTGGTGCACGACTTCGCCGCGCTGGCCGCGGTGAGCGCCGCCTACGACACGGAGATGGCGGCGGTCGTGCGGCGGATACTGGCCGAGGAGCCCGCCGACGGGCCGTTCGGGGACCTGGTCGGCAGGCTGCTCTCGCTCGCGCCGCTGCCCGCGACGGAACTCCCCGCCCAGCGGACCGGCTGA
- a CDS encoding 2Fe-2S iron-sulfur cluster-binding protein, translated as MGPSLPRVRTVVLVAGAALLAKRALHRRISASPLWPLPALETPVSGRGRHRTVSRRLLITERTPEADGVVRLRLESASGERLDAWTPGAHLDLVLPSGLVRQYSLCGDPADREAYTVATRLIEDGRGGSREVHEQLHAGAEIEVRGPRNRFPLVEAASYVFVAGGIGITPVLPMLRAAEAAGARWRLVYCGRTRASMPFLAEAVELGGGDAGRVTVVPQDELGHPELDFGADPPGTVYYCCGPEGLLGAVSAALPDGGALHLERFAPQTGTADSASFDVELRRSGRTVTVAPGATVLAAVRAEVANVPYSCEQGFCGTCQQRVVEGEIDHRDELLTDAERGDSMLICVSRARGGRLVLDL; from the coding sequence ATGGGCCCTTCCCTGCCCCGCGTCCGTACGGTCGTCCTGGTCGCCGGCGCGGCCCTGCTGGCCAAGCGGGCCCTGCACCGGCGCATCTCCGCGTCCCCGCTCTGGCCACTGCCCGCGCTGGAGACCCCGGTCTCCGGCCGTGGCCGCCACCGGACGGTCAGCCGGCGGTTGTTGATCACCGAGCGCACCCCGGAGGCCGACGGCGTGGTGCGGCTCCGGCTGGAGAGCGCGTCCGGCGAGCGGCTCGACGCCTGGACACCGGGCGCCCATCTGGATCTGGTGCTGCCGTCCGGTCTGGTCCGCCAGTACTCGCTGTGCGGAGACCCGGCCGACCGGGAGGCGTACACGGTCGCCACCCGGCTGATCGAGGACGGCCGGGGCGGCTCCCGCGAGGTCCACGAACAGCTCCACGCGGGCGCGGAGATCGAGGTCCGCGGGCCCCGCAACCGCTTCCCGCTGGTCGAAGCCGCCTCGTACGTCTTCGTCGCGGGCGGCATCGGGATCACCCCGGTCCTGCCGATGCTCCGGGCGGCCGAAGCGGCGGGCGCGCGGTGGCGGCTGGTGTACTGCGGGCGTACGCGCGCCTCGATGCCGTTCCTGGCGGAGGCCGTGGAGCTGGGTGGCGGTGACGCCGGCCGTGTGACGGTGGTCCCGCAGGACGAACTGGGCCACCCGGAGCTCGATTTCGGGGCCGACCCGCCGGGGACCGTGTACTACTGCTGCGGCCCGGAAGGGCTGCTCGGAGCGGTGTCGGCGGCGCTCCCGGACGGCGGCGCGCTCCATCTGGAACGATTCGCACCGCAGACCGGTACGGCGGACTCGGCGAGCTTCGACGTCGAACTGCGCCGCTCCGGGCGGACGGTGACGGTCGCGCCCGGCGCGACGGTACTGGCCGCCGTCCGCGCGGAGGTGGCGAACGTGCCGTACTCCTGCGAGCAGGGATTCTGCGGGACCTGCCAACAGCGCGTCGTCGAAGGCGAGATAGACCACCGGGACGAGCTGCTGACGGACGCAGAGCGGGGCGACTCGATGCTGATCTGCGTGTCGCGGGCGCGGGGCGGGCGGCTGGTCCTCGACCTCTAG
- a CDS encoding DUF4230 domain-containing protein, producing the protein MTLTEAEVKQERRNPRRSWWIKAPVGLVLVLALLLLGSRLDLLPGLGDVFGEKTQDRSGPALLKSIQDMSRYEAASGNFQVVVDLEKDTKFLPDAIRGSRMLYVGAGTVGSYVDLGRTGKGGVTVNKDRTAATLRLPHAVLAKPAIDPDRSYAVSKQRGLLDRLGDFFSDNPNNEHAVQKLAAQHIGEAAKDSGLVARAEKNTTAMLQGLLHSLGFKQVTVVYGTS; encoded by the coding sequence ATGACGCTGACCGAAGCAGAGGTGAAGCAGGAGCGCCGGAACCCCCGTCGCTCCTGGTGGATCAAAGCGCCGGTGGGCCTGGTCCTGGTACTGGCGCTGCTGCTGCTCGGCAGCAGGCTCGACCTGCTGCCGGGCCTCGGTGACGTGTTCGGCGAGAAGACCCAGGACCGGTCGGGCCCCGCACTCCTCAAGTCGATCCAGGACATGAGCCGGTACGAGGCCGCCTCGGGGAACTTCCAGGTCGTCGTCGACCTGGAGAAGGACACCAAGTTCCTGCCGGACGCGATCCGCGGCTCCCGGATGCTGTACGTCGGAGCGGGCACGGTCGGCTCCTACGTCGACCTCGGCAGGACCGGCAAGGGCGGCGTGACCGTGAACAAGGACCGCACCGCTGCCACCCTGCGGCTGCCGCACGCGGTGCTCGCCAAGCCCGCCATCGACCCGGACCGCTCGTACGCCGTCTCGAAGCAGCGCGGACTGCTGGACCGGCTCGGCGATTTCTTCTCGGACAACCCCAACAACGAGCACGCGGTGCAGAAGCTCGCGGCGCAGCACATCGGTGAGGCGGCCAAGGACAGCGGGCTGGTGGCACGCGCGGAGAAGAACACCACCGCGATGCTCCAGGGGCTGCTGCACTCGCTGGGGTTCAAGCAGGTCACGGTGGTCTACGGAACCTCCTGA
- a CDS encoding tryptorubin family RiPP precursor gives MKLIHSIKNKIRPEKSLKSYAWYIWY, from the coding sequence ATGAAGCTCATTCATTCCATCAAGAACAAGATCAGGCCCGAGAAGAGCCTGAAGTCGTACGCCTGGTACATCTGGTACTGA
- a CDS encoding DUF3626 domain-containing protein, with protein sequence MNADLQRLPHERAIRHVASLSAGPPVDPALRVTLNFHPDRPVGGGPLLRALASDGVYYSQFVTGTSNGGLTAHPGGDRWRWESRIFGGVYDDAHPRQRPVYGALNYRRHLIGGAPRFGSAHLRLVPRALPRITFCYPDSALEPAHFGVAGALDLVGRAEAEGADPLDDCVEAHVHGPLVLGRDVEALVLDPSFRGTAVEEAAARLPFAVEWHPGFRLPVDELRRHPEYRGPEHVALGAEIARDGLLTPRIIGEAVRTGGHDPQALKRVWHCLARFGWDFGP encoded by the coding sequence ATGAACGCCGACCTCCAACGGTTGCCGCACGAGCGAGCCATCCGCCATGTGGCGTCCCTCTCCGCCGGACCGCCTGTCGACCCCGCCCTGCGCGTGACGCTCAACTTCCACCCCGACCGCCCTGTGGGAGGCGGCCCCCTCCTCCGGGCGCTCGCCAGTGACGGCGTCTACTACTCGCAGTTCGTCACCGGCACGAGCAACGGGGGCCTCACCGCCCATCCCGGTGGTGACAGGTGGCGGTGGGAGAGCCGGATCTTCGGGGGAGTCTACGACGACGCGCATCCCCGGCAGCGGCCCGTGTACGGAGCACTGAACTACCGGCGCCACCTCATCGGCGGTGCTCCACGATTCGGCTCCGCGCATCTGCGGCTGGTACCCCGGGCACTGCCACGTATCACCTTCTGCTATCCGGACAGCGCTCTGGAACCCGCTCACTTCGGCGTCGCCGGTGCGCTCGACCTGGTCGGGCGGGCCGAGGCCGAGGGGGCGGACCCGCTCGACGACTGCGTCGAGGCGCATGTGCACGGGCCCCTCGTGCTGGGCCGGGACGTCGAGGCGCTGGTCCTCGACCCCAGCTTCCGTGGCACGGCGGTGGAGGAGGCAGCCGCGCGGCTGCCGTTCGCCGTCGAGTGGCACCCGGGCTTCCGGCTGCCGGTCGACGAACTGCGGCGGCACCCGGAGTACCGCGGCCCCGAACATGTCGCGCTGGGAGCCGAGATCGCACGGGACGGGCTGCTCACACCCCGGATCATCGGCGAGGCCGTACGCACGGGCGGCCACGATCCCCAGGCGCTCAAGCGAGTGTGGCACTGCCTCGCCCGGTTCGGGTGGGACTTCGGGCCGTGA